The following are encoded together in the Drosophila takahashii strain IR98-3 E-12201 chromosome X, DtakHiC1v2, whole genome shotgun sequence genome:
- the LOC108058387 gene encoding uncharacterized protein, translating to MSENKVWMGCWMPLLLLLTTATCICANPGSFEDLEARDSSVVVDTSSSSSAGMLNDPTQPKHMSFQRPPMAYKDYRDYKDYDYILGPPPPRRMANGDSYAAADNDLSATSALKIHGEGNLASLNRPVVQKPLPWYGDYSGKLLANAPMYPSRSYDPYIRRYDRFDEQYHRNYPQYFEDMYMHRQRFDPYDSYSPRIPQYPDPYIMYPDRYPDYPKMRRGYIDEQPIMDSYSSSKFGGSSKPADLTTFPARNERIVYYAHLPEIVRTPYDSAPPEDRNSAPYKLNKKLKLKSNLRPLANNNTTTYKMTL from the exons ATGTCGGAGAATAAAGTGTGGATGGGCTGTTGGAtgccgctgctgctcctgttgACCACAGCCACCTGCATTTGTGCAAACCCTGGTAGTTTCGAGGATTTGGAGGCGAGGGACAGCAGTGTGGTGGTGGACACGTCGTCATCCTCGTCGGCGGGAATGCTGAATGACCCAACGCAGCCCAAGCACATGAGTTTCCAGAGGCCTCCCATGGCCTACAAGGACTACAGGGACTACAAGGACTACGACTACATCCtgggtcctcctcctccacggcGAATGGCCAATGGCGATTCCTATGCTGCGGCGGACAACGATCTCAGTGCCACATCCGCTTTGAAGATTCACGGCGAAGGCAACTTGGCCTCGCTCAACAGGCCGGTTGTCCAGAAACCACTGCCCTGGTACGGCGACTACTCCGGCAAACTGCTGGCCAATGCTCCCATGTATCCCTCACGGTCCTACGATCCCTACATCCGACGATACGACAG ATTCGATGAGCAATACCATCGCAACTATCCGCAGTACTTCGAGGACATGTACATGCACCGGCAGCGCTTCGATCCGTACGATAGCTACAGTCCGCGGATTCCGCAGTATCCGGATCCGTACATTATGTATCCCGATCGCTACCCGGACTATCCGAAAATGCGTCGTGGCTATATCGATGAGCAACCCATAATGGATTcctacagcagcagcaagttCGGCGGCTCTTCGAAGCCAGCCGATCTGACGACTTTTCCGGCCCGAAACGAGCGGATCGTCTACTATGCCCACCTGCCCGAGATCGTGCGCACTCCATATGACAGTGCGCCGCCGGAGGATCGGAACTCTGCTCCCTACAAGCTGAATAAAAAGCTAAAACTAAAGTCCAATCTGCGACCTCTAGCGAATAATAATACCACCACCTATAAGATGACCTTGTAG